TTTTCCTATGAAGTGTCTCGCTCTCTTGCTGCTTGTGAAGGGGCATTGTTGGTGGTTGATGCTGGCCAAGGAGTCGAAGCCCAAACTCTGGCAAACTGTTATACCGCAATCGAAATGGATTTAGAAGTGGTACCGATTTTAAATAAAATCGACTTGCCTGCCGCAGATCCTGAACGTGTAGCGGAAGAAATTGAAGATATTGTTGGAATTGATGCGATGGAAGCGGTTCGATGCTCAGCTAAAACGGGTGTCGGTATCGAAGATGTATTAGAAGAAATCGTGGCAAAAATTCCCGCACCAGAAGGCGATCCTAATGCGCCATTACAAGCATTGATTATTGATTCTTGGTTCGATAACTATTTGGGCGTGGTATCTTTAGTGCGTATTAAAAACGGGGTATTACGTAAAGGCGATAAAATTAAAGTGATGTCCACAGGGCAAACTTACAATGTTGATCGTTTAGGGATTTTCACGCCAAAACAAGAAGATTCCACCGTTTTAGAATGTGGCGAAGTGGGTTGGGTCGTTTGTGCGATTAAAGATATTTTAGGTGCGCCAGTTGGGGATACCTTAACCCATCAACATAATTCTGCAGCTGAAGTGTTGCCAGGTTTTAAAAAAGTAAAACCACAGGTTTATGCTGGGCTTTTTCCTGTAAGTTCTGATGATTATGAAGCGTTTCGCGATGCACTTGGTAAATTAAGTTTAAACGATGCGTCACTTTTCTATGAACCAGAAACTTCGACTGCACTTGGCTTTGGTTTCCGTTGTGGTTTCCTTGGACTTCTACATATGGAAATCATTCAAGAGCGTCTAGAGCGTGAGTATGATTTAGATCTTATCACTACTGCACCAACGGTAATTTACGAAGTGCAATTAACGAATGGGGAGGTTGTTTATGTGGATAGTCCTGCAAAATTGCCTCCACTTAATAATATTGCTGAAATTCGCGAGCCAATCGCAGAATGTAATATGTTAGTACCACAAGAATATTTAGGTAACGTTATTACCCTTTGCGTTGAAAAACGTGGCGTGCAAACCAATATGGTATATCACGGTAATCAGATCGCACTGACTTATGAAATTCCAATGGGCGAAGTTGTTCTAGACTTCTTTGACCGTTTAAAATCAACATCGCGTGGTTATGCTTCGTTAGATTACGGTTTTAAACGTTTCCAAGCGGCAGATATGGTTCGCGTGGATATTATGATTAACAGCGAACGAGTAGATGCTTTAGCTTTAATTGTTCATAAAGATAATTCACAATATCGTGGTCGTGAATTGGTTGAAAAAATGCGAGAGTTAATTCCTCGTCAGCAATTTGATATTGCTATTCAAGCCGCGATTGGTAACCACATTATTGCCCGTTCTACGGTGAAACAATTACGTAAAAACGTATTAGCAAAATGTTATGGTGGTGACGTGAGCCGTAAGAAAAAGCTCTTACAGAAGCAGAAAGAAGGGAAAAAACGTATGAAATCTTTAGGTAACGTAGAAGTGCCGCAAGAGGCGTTTTTAGCAATTTTACACGTAGGAAAAGATAAATAAGGAAAATTATGTCAAATTTATTTTTTGTGATTTTATTGGCTGTCGGCTTTGGTGTGTGGAAAGTTTTAGATTATTTTCAGTTGCCAAATACTTTTAGTATTTTGTTACTAATTTTGACCGCACTTTCTGGCGTATTATGGTGTTATCATCGTTTTGTGGTGCTGCCAAAACGTCATCGTCAAGTGGCACGTGCAGAACAACGTTCTGGTAAAACCTTAAGTGAGGAAGAAAAAGCCAAAATTGAACCGATTTCTGAGGCTTCAGAATTTTTGTCTTCACTTTTTCCTGTGCTTGCAGTGGTATTTTTGGTTCGTTCTTTTTTGTTTGAACCGTTTCAAATTCCCTCTGGCTCAATGGAATCCACTTTACGTGTTGGCGATTTTTTAGTTGTGAATAAATATGCTTATGGTGTGAAAGATCCGATTTTCCAAAACACCATTATTGAGGGCGAAAAACCACAACGTGGCGATGTGATTGTGTTTAAAGCACCACAACAAGCGTTAATTCGTACTGGTCTTGGTGCAACACGAGCAGCCTTTGCAGAAAATTTAGCGTTAAGTTCAAAAGATAATATGTCTGGTGTGGATTATATTAAACGTATTATTGGAAAGGGCGGAGATCGCATCATTTTTGATGCGGAACAAAAAACGCTAAAAGTGGTATATGGTAAAGAAGGTAAACCTTGTGAAATTGATTGCGAAACTAAGGCGTTTGAATATACACAAAATCCAACAAATCCTGCTTTTCCAAATGAATTAGAATTGACTGAAAAAGGCGATGTAACACATAACGTGTTAATTAGTGAGTATCGTCGTTATTCAGACCTTGAATTTTTCCCACAAGAGGGAATGCAAACTGCAGAATGGCTTGTGCCAGAGGGGCAGTATTTTGTGATGGGGGATCATCGCGATCACAGCGATGACAGTCGTTTCTGGGGCTTTGTACCTGAAAAAAATATTGTGGGTAAAGCCACTTATATTTGGATGAGCTTAGAAAAAGAAGCGAATGAATGGCCAACAGGTTTCCGTTTTGAGCGTTTCTTTACAGCAATAAAATAAGATGAATCATTTAGATCGACTTGAGCGTAAAATCGGCTATCGTTTTAATGATATTGCGCTCTTAAAGCAGGCACTTACGCATCGAAGTGCGGCAACTCAACATAATGAACGCCTAGAATTCCTAGGCGATTCCATTCTTAATTTCACTATCGCTGAAGCACTTTATCATCAGTTTCCACGTTGTAATGAAGGAGAACTGAGCCGTATGCGTGCTACTTTGGTACGCGAACCCACTTTAGCGATTTTAGCGCGCCAATTTGAATTAGGCGATTATATGTCGCTTGGTTCTGGCGAGCTAAAGAACGGTGGTTTTCGCCGTGAATCTATTCTTGCCGATTGTGTAGAAGCGATTATTGGCGCAATGTCTTTGGATCAAGGATTGGCTGTGACGACCCAAGTGATACGAAATTGGTATCAACAGTTATTGGCAGAAATTAAACCAGGCGATAATCAAAAAGATGCGAAAACGCGTTTACAAGAATATTTACAAGGCAAACATTTGCCATTGCCAACTTATGAAGTGGTAAATATTCAAGGGGAAGCCCATTGCCAAATTTTCACTGTTGAATGCAAAGTGAAAAGTGCGGAGAAAATTGACCGCACTTTTGTGGCAAAAGGATCTAGCCGTCGTAAAGCTGAACAAGCGGCAGCAGAACAAATTTTAAAAGAACTGGACATCAAATGACCGAACAATTCGACAAAACCTATTGCGGCTTTATTGCTATCGTAGGTCGCCCAAATGTGGGTAAATCAACGCTCTTAAATAAAATTTTAGGACAAAAAATTTCAATTACATCACGTAAAGCACAAACCACCCGTCACCGCATTGTTGGGATTAAAACTGAAGGTGCGTATCAAGAAATCTATGTGGATACTCCAGGACTTCATATTGAAGAGAAGCGTGCGATTAACCGTTTAATGAACCGTGCAGCAAGTAGTGCTATCGGCGATGTTGATTTAATTATTTTTGTCGTAGATGGTACACATTGGAATGCAGATGATGAGATGGTGCTAAACAAACTACGTAATGCAAAAGCACCCGTTGTGCTTGCTATCAACAAAGTAGATAACATCAAAAATAAAGATGATTTGTTACCGTTTATTACAGATCTTAGCGGTAAATTTAACTTTGCTCACATTGTGCCAATTTCTGCACAGCGTGGTAATAATATTCATGAATTAGAGAAAATTGTACGCCAATCTTTACGCGAAGGTGTGCATCATTTTCCAGAAGATTATGTCACAGACCGTTCGCAACGTTTTATGGCATCGGAAATAATCCGTGAAAAATTAATGCGTTTTACCGGTGAAGAATTGCCTTACTCTGTTACTGTTGAAATTGAACAATTTAAAGTGAATGAACGTGGCACTTATGAAATCAATGGCTTAATTCTCGTTGAACGTGAAGGTCAGAAAAAAATGGTAATTGGTGCGGGCGGTCAAAAAATTAAAACTATTGGTATGGAAGCGCGTGCTGATATGGAACGTTTATTTGATAACAAAGTTCACCTCGAACTTTGGGTGAAAGTGAAGTCAGGTTGGGCAGATGATGAACGTGCATTGCGTAGTTTAGGATATATGGATGAATAAAGTGCGGTGAAATCCATAAGTAATAAATAGAAAAATCCCCATTATTGCGATGGGGATTTTTTTGTTTCTAATTTTTCACTGAATACACTTTAAATTTTCCTGTTTGAGCAAGAATTTCGTAATCACCGAAATGTTGTCTAAGTAATTCGGGATAAGGCAAAAATGCATTGGCGACAATGCGTAATTCTCCACCTTGATTGAGGTGCCATTTTGCTTGAGTGATGAGTTCTGTCACTGCTCGGTAGGCAGTATCAATACCATCATGGAATGGTGGATTTGAAATGATCAAATCAAATTTTCCTTCTATATCAGAAAAGACATCACTGGCGTAAACCTCGCCTTGTAATTGATTTTCAGAAAGTGTTTTATGCGCTGATTCTAACGCCATCGCATGAATATCAGTCATGGTAATTTGTGCGTTAGTAGAGCTTTTTTTTATCACAGAGCCAATTACTCCCGCCCCACAGCCAAGATCGAGTACTTTTCCTTTTATTTTATTATCAATGGTTGAAAGTAACAGTTCTGTGCCCGTATCTAATTCCGCTGCACTAAATACACCAGGTAAACTATATATAGTTAAGTCTTGTATCGTAGGATGTTGGTAGGTTTTCCAGAAATTTTTAAGTTCAAAGTGCGGTTTATTTTGGAGTGAAAAATGATATAAACCGCAACGACGAGCAGAGTCAATTTTTGCTATTTCTCCATAGGGTGCTAATGTTTTTTCTACTGAACGCACGCCACAACGGTTTTCACCAATAATTAATATTTCTTGACCAATAGATGCTTGAGCTAATAGTTGAATCAGTTGGAAATTGACTTCTTGTTTGTTTTTAGTCCAATAATAAACGATTAAATCGGCTTGACCTTGAAATTCAACGGAAAAATTGACCGCACTTTGTGTTCTTGCATAGTCAAAATAGCAACTCCAAATTTGGATTGATGAGCATTTAGAGGCTAATGTTTGAGGAAAATTATCAGAAATACCGCCAGCAAATAATACCGATTTACCATCAAAAAATGAAAGATGGCGTTCTAAAACTTGGCTTTCTAGAGAAATCACGCTTTGAATCCTGTGGGTTATTGGTTAAAATTACGCACCATTTTAGCAAAGATTAATAAAAGAAATTAACACTATTTTTCAAGCAACGTTTTTAAAAATTCACTTATGAACAGACGCGATCTTCTTTTACAAGAAATGGGCATTTCCCAGTGGGAATTATATCGCCCCGAGGTACTGCAAGGTTCAGTAGGAATTAGTGTGGCAGAGAATATTCGCTTTATCACTGTTTCCAATGAAAATATCAGTAGCTCGCCTTTGTTGGCTGATGTGCTGTTAAGCCTTAATCTTAAAAAAGAAAATTGTTTATGTTTGAATTACGATCAAATCCAGCATATGGAATGTAAGCAGCCTATTCGTTACTGGTTACTATCAGAAAATAACGACCAAATTGACCGCACTTTGCCATTTTGCAAGCAGGCTGAGCAGGTTTATCGCTCGCCAAGTTGGCAGCAATTTCAATCTAATCATCAAGCCAAACGAGCGTTGTGGCAACAAATTCAGCAGCCTTAATTATGTCTATTATTTCTCAAATTGAAGCCTGTGATTTCGAGCGATTGTATGAAATCGAACAGCAAGCACATCTGGTGCCTTGGTCATTTGGTACGTTAAAAAATAATCAAGGTGAGCGTTATCTCAATTTAAAATTAATAGAGAATAATCAGATTATCGGTTTTGCTATTTGCCAAACCGTATTAGATGAAGCGACTTTGTTTAATATTGCTATTGTACCCTCTCATCAAGGTAATGGATTGGGGAAATTATTGTTGAATGAGTTAATCGCTCGATTGAAAGAAAAAGGTGTACAGACCTTATGGCTAGAAGTTAGAGAGTCTAACCCTGCTCGTTTCTTGTATGAAAAAATTGGTTTTAATGAAGTCGATATTCGAAAAAATTATTATCCAAAGCCCAGCGGTGGACGAGAAAATGCCGTAGTAATGGCCTGTTATTTATAGATACAAATGATATAGCCTAGGATGTTTATCCTAGGCTATATTTTTATGCGTCTTCTGCTGGAAAAATAAATGGATTTAATCCGCTGCGTGCGAAACCTTTTTCTTCCATTTCAATGTCTAAGAAAATAGAAGCCAAATCATCGGCTACAGGTTCTACGTAAGGATCTTTTTCTTGGAACATCATTTTCAAGTAACTTTCACAGCTACCACAGGTTTCGGCACGAACAAGCGCAAGTTCTTCATTTAATGACCACATTTCAAGTTTGTCATGACTATTACAATTGGTGCATTGTGCGCGTACCAAATTCCATTCACTTTCACATAAATTACAATGTAAGTAGCGTAAACCTTGTGATGTACCAATCTGTACAATACTTGCAACAGGTAAAGAACCACAAACAGGGCAGTGATGTAAATTTTCAGCGTTTTCAACTTGGCTATTATGGGGAATTTGTTGAGCTGCTTGTAACCAATAAAGAGAAAGTGCAGCCCAAATAAAGACGGCTTTATCACTGCTGACTAAATTAAATTCTTGTGCTAAGAGCTTATTTGCCATTTCCTCTAATTCAGCAGAAGAGGCTTTTTCAAGAAATTCAATTGTTGCAGCAATTTGCTCGTTAGCTTTGGGCTTTATTTCATCAAGAATTTCAGTTAAGTATTCACGCCAGATACTGTCTCTCTTAAAGGTTTTGGCATTTAGTGGCTCGATAGCATTTAACTGTTCAAGCTGTTGTGGCGGTAAAGGATTTTTTTCTAACGTGGAAAGTTGGCTTTCAACTATGTCTGCAGCAAATAATAAATAATCAGATAGAGGATGATTTTGTGCTAAGTCTCTTAAACGTTTCGCTCTGCGTTGGTAAAGATTTTTAGGATTGGCAAATAAAACCGCTGGGGCTTGATATGAATTTGCTACTTGTTTAATTTCTGATTCAGATAAGATTTTGATACTCATATTCTCTCACTTTTATAATAAAAAGTGCGGTCAATTTTAACCGCACTTTTTCTTTTTCAGGATTTCAGCTTATTTGCCAAATCCTTTAAATAAGACTTTGGTTTTACCTACTTTGCCAGATTGCTCGTTGAGTAAATCTTCCTCAAGTTTTGATAAAACTTCTTCACGATACCATCTTGGGTGGTGTTTTTTCGCCCAACGAACGGTTACCCAACCTTCAACAATACCACGAATTGATCCTTTAACCCAAAATGCCATATATATATGCACTAAGATACCAGTGAATAACATAAAAGCACTTGCAGAGTGGAGTAAAATAGCAATTCGCAATACTGGGATTGAGAAGTAATGTGAAAAATATTGACGCCACATAATGATGCCAGTGACTAATAACGTTACCATTGCCAAGTTTAATGTCCAAAAGAGCATTTTTTGACCAAGGTTATATTTGCCATTATCAGCAACCGCGTGTTCATTCCCTTTAAGAACTTCAATAACACCTTTTGCCCAGCGAATATCGTTTTTTTCTGGAATATTGTGATCCCAGTACAATAACGCTAAGTAGATGAAAGCGAAGAACATTAAAATCCCTGTAAATGGATGAATGGCGCGTGCAATTTGTGGTGTACCCAAAATTTCTGTGAGCCAAGCAAAGTCAGGGAAGAAAAATGCAACACCAGTGAACATCGTCATAAAAAAGCAAATAACCAACATCCAGTGACTGATACGTGCTGGGG
The nucleotide sequence above comes from Haemophilus influenzae. Encoded proteins:
- the lepA gene encoding translation elongation factor 4 is translated as MKNIRNFSIIAHIDHGKSTLSDRLIQTCGGLSDREMEAQVLDSMDLERERGITIKAQSVTLNYKAKDGETYQLNFIDTPGHVDFSYEVSRSLAACEGALLVVDAGQGVEAQTLANCYTAIEMDLEVVPILNKIDLPAADPERVAEEIEDIVGIDAMEAVRCSAKTGVGIEDVLEEIVAKIPAPEGDPNAPLQALIIDSWFDNYLGVVSLVRIKNGVLRKGDKIKVMSTGQTYNVDRLGIFTPKQEDSTVLECGEVGWVVCAIKDILGAPVGDTLTHQHNSAAEVLPGFKKVKPQVYAGLFPVSSDDYEAFRDALGKLSLNDASLFYEPETSTALGFGFRCGFLGLLHMEIIQERLEREYDLDLITTAPTVIYEVQLTNGEVVYVDSPAKLPPLNNIAEIREPIAECNMLVPQEYLGNVITLCVEKRGVQTNMVYHGNQIALTYEIPMGEVVLDFFDRLKSTSRGYASLDYGFKRFQAADMVRVDIMINSERVDALALIVHKDNSQYRGRELVEKMRELIPRQQFDIAIQAAIGNHIIARSTVKQLRKNVLAKCYGGDVSRKKKLLQKQKEGKKRMKSLGNVEVPQEAFLAILHVGKDK
- the lepB gene encoding signal peptidase I; its protein translation is MSNLFFVILLAVGFGVWKVLDYFQLPNTFSILLLILTALSGVLWCYHRFVVLPKRHRQVARAEQRSGKTLSEEEKAKIEPISEASEFLSSLFPVLAVVFLVRSFLFEPFQIPSGSMESTLRVGDFLVVNKYAYGVKDPIFQNTIIEGEKPQRGDVIVFKAPQQALIRTGLGATRAAFAENLALSSKDNMSGVDYIKRIIGKGGDRIIFDAEQKTLKVVYGKEGKPCEIDCETKAFEYTQNPTNPAFPNELELTEKGDVTHNVLISEYRRYSDLEFFPQEGMQTAEWLVPEGQYFVMGDHRDHSDDSRFWGFVPEKNIVGKATYIWMSLEKEANEWPTGFRFERFFTAIK
- the rnc gene encoding ribonuclease III — translated: MNHLDRLERKIGYRFNDIALLKQALTHRSAATQHNERLEFLGDSILNFTIAEALYHQFPRCNEGELSRMRATLVREPTLAILARQFELGDYMSLGSGELKNGGFRRESILADCVEAIIGAMSLDQGLAVTTQVIRNWYQQLLAEIKPGDNQKDAKTRLQEYLQGKHLPLPTYEVVNIQGEAHCQIFTVECKVKSAEKIDRTFVAKGSSRRKAEQAAAEQILKELDIK
- the era gene encoding GTPase Era — protein: MTEQFDKTYCGFIAIVGRPNVGKSTLLNKILGQKISITSRKAQTTRHRIVGIKTEGAYQEIYVDTPGLHIEEKRAINRLMNRAASSAIGDVDLIIFVVDGTHWNADDEMVLNKLRNAKAPVVLAINKVDNIKNKDDLLPFITDLSGKFNFAHIVPISAQRGNNIHELEKIVRQSLREGVHHFPEDYVTDRSQRFMASEIIREKLMRFTGEELPYSVTVEIEQFKVNERGTYEINGLILVEREGQKKMVIGAGGQKIKTIGMEARADMERLFDNKVHLELWVKVKSGWADDERALRSLGYMDE
- the rsmC gene encoding 16S rRNA (guanine(1207)-N(2))-methyltransferase RsmC, whose product is MISLESQVLERHLSFFDGKSVLFAGGISDNFPQTLASKCSSIQIWSCYFDYARTQSAVNFSVEFQGQADLIVYYWTKNKQEVNFQLIQLLAQASIGQEILIIGENRCGVRSVEKTLAPYGEIAKIDSARRCGLYHFSLQNKPHFELKNFWKTYQHPTIQDLTIYSLPGVFSAAELDTGTELLLSTIDNKIKGKVLDLGCGAGVIGSVIKKSSTNAQITMTDIHAMALESAHKTLSENQLQGEVYASDVFSDIEGKFDLIISNPPFHDGIDTAYRAVTELITQAKWHLNQGGELRIVANAFLPYPELLRQHFGDYEILAQTGKFKVYSVKN
- the holD gene encoding DNA polymerase III subunit psi codes for the protein MNRRDLLLQEMGISQWELYRPEVLQGSVGISVAENIRFITVSNENISSSPLLADVLLSLNLKKENCLCLNYDQIQHMECKQPIRYWLLSENNDQIDRTLPFCKQAEQVYRSPSWQQFQSNHQAKRALWQQIQQP
- the rimI gene encoding ribosomal protein S18-alanine N-acetyltransferase, with product MSIISQIEACDFERLYEIEQQAHLVPWSFGTLKNNQGERYLNLKLIENNQIIGFAICQTVLDEATLFNIAIVPSHQGNGLGKLLLNELIARLKEKGVQTLWLEVRESNPARFLYEKIGFNEVDIRKNYYPKPSGGRENAVVMACYL
- the fdhE gene encoding formate dehydrogenase accessory protein FdhE, giving the protein MSIKILSESEIKQVANSYQAPAVLFANPKNLYQRRAKRLRDLAQNHPLSDYLLFAADIVESQLSTLEKNPLPPQQLEQLNAIEPLNAKTFKRDSIWREYLTEILDEIKPKANEQIAATIEFLEKASSAELEEMANKLLAQEFNLVSSDKAVFIWAALSLYWLQAAQQIPHNSQVENAENLHHCPVCGSLPVASIVQIGTSQGLRYLHCNLCESEWNLVRAQCTNCNSHDKLEMWSLNEELALVRAETCGSCESYLKMMFQEKDPYVEPVADDLASIFLDIEMEEKGFARSGLNPFIFPAEDA
- a CDS encoding formate dehydrogenase subunit gamma, producing the protein MSKIEISNDTRVIRHRTPARISHWMLVICFFMTMFTGVAFFFPDFAWLTEILGTPQIARAIHPFTGILMFFAFIYLALLYWDHNIPEKNDIRWAKGVIEVLKGNEHAVADNGKYNLGQKMLFWTLNLAMVTLLVTGIIMWRQYFSHYFSIPVLRIAILLHSASAFMLFTGILVHIYMAFWVKGSIRGIVEGWVTVRWAKKHHPRWYREEVLSKLEEDLLNEQSGKVGKTKVLFKGFGK